The following are from one region of the Gossypium hirsutum isolate 1008001.06 chromosome D03, Gossypium_hirsutum_v2.1, whole genome shotgun sequence genome:
- the LOC107949563 gene encoding caffeoylshikimate esterase isoform X2: protein MAGEAAAAANFWGDTPEEDYYRSQGVRNTKSYFDTPNGTLFTQSFLPLDKKVKASVYMTHGYGSDTGWLFQKICINFSNWGYAVFAADLLGHGRSEGLRCYLGDMEKVAATSLSFFKHVRNSDEYKDLPAFLFGESMGGAATMLMYFQSDPETWTGLIFSAPLFVMPENMKPSKVRLFMYGLLFGLADTWATMPDNKMVGKAIKDPEKLKIIASNPRRYTGPPRVGTMRELARVCQYIQDNFSKVRAPFLTVHGTSDGVTCPTSSKLLYEKASSVDKTLKLYDGMYHSLIQGEPDENADLVLKDMREWIDERVERYGSK, encoded by the exons ATGGCAGGCGAAGCAGCAGCGGCGGCGAATTTCTGGGGTGATACGCCGGAGGAAGACTATTACAGGTCGCAGGGTGTACGCAACACCAAGTCTTACTTCGACACTCCCAACGGAACGCTCTTCACCCAGAGCTTCTTACCCTTGGATAAAAAAGTGAAGGCCTCCGTCTACATGACCCACGGCTATGGATCCGACACTGGTTGGCTCTTCCAGAAGATCTGCATCAACTTTTCCAATTGGGGTTACGCTGTTTTCGCCGCTGATCTTCTCGGCCATGGCAGATCCGAGGGTCTCCGCTGCTACTTAG GTGACATGGAGAAAGTTGCTGCAACATCCTTATCATTCTTCAAGCACGTCCGGAACAGCGATGAATACAAAGACTTACCTGCATTCCTGTTTGGTGAATCCATGGGAGGAGCAGCAACAATGCTCATGTACTTTCAATCCGACCCTGAAACTTGGACTGGTCTAATTTTCTCGGCGCCGCTCTTTGTGATGCCTGAGAACATGAAGCCGAGTAAGGTGCGGTTGTTCATGTATGGTCTGCTCTTCGGATTAGCTGATACATGGGCAACTATGCCGGATAACAAGATGGTTGGAAAAGCAATCAAAGACCCAGAAAAGCTTAAGATCATAGCATCAAACCCAAGAAGATACACTGGACCACCAAGGGTTGGAACCATGAGGGAGCTGGCTAGGGTTTGTCAGTACATTCAAGACAATTTCTCAAAGGTAAGGGCACCATTTTTGACAGTTCATGGGACTAGTGATGGTGTCACATGCCCAACATCATCTAAATTGTTGTATGAGAAGGCATCAAGTGTGGACAAAACCTTGAAACTGTATGATGGGATGTATCATTCCTTGATTCAAGGGGAGCCTGATGAGAATGCTGATCTTGTTTTGAAGGATATGAGAGAGTGGATTGATGAAAGGGTTGAGAGGTATGGGTCTAAATAA
- the LOC107949563 gene encoding caffeoylshikimate esterase isoform X1 has protein sequence MAGEAAAAANFWGDTPEEDYYRSQGVRNTKSYFDTPNGTLFTQSFLPLDKKVKASVYMTHGYGSDTGWLFQKICINFSNWGYAVFAADLLGHGRSEGLRCYLEVVNVGDMEKVAATSLSFFKHVRNSDEYKDLPAFLFGESMGGAATMLMYFQSDPETWTGLIFSAPLFVMPENMKPSKVRLFMYGLLFGLADTWATMPDNKMVGKAIKDPEKLKIIASNPRRYTGPPRVGTMRELARVCQYIQDNFSKVRAPFLTVHGTSDGVTCPTSSKLLYEKASSVDKTLKLYDGMYHSLIQGEPDENADLVLKDMREWIDERVERYGSK, from the exons ATGGCAGGCGAAGCAGCAGCGGCGGCGAATTTCTGGGGTGATACGCCGGAGGAAGACTATTACAGGTCGCAGGGTGTACGCAACACCAAGTCTTACTTCGACACTCCCAACGGAACGCTCTTCACCCAGAGCTTCTTACCCTTGGATAAAAAAGTGAAGGCCTCCGTCTACATGACCCACGGCTATGGATCCGACACTGGTTGGCTCTTCCAGAAGATCTGCATCAACTTTTCCAATTGGGGTTACGCTGTTTTCGCCGCTGATCTTCTCGGCCATGGCAGATCCGAGGGTCTCCGCTGCTACTTAG AGGTCGTGAATGTAGGTGACATGGAGAAAGTTGCTGCAACATCCTTATCATTCTTCAAGCACGTCCGGAACAGCGATGAATACAAAGACTTACCTGCATTCCTGTTTGGTGAATCCATGGGAGGAGCAGCAACAATGCTCATGTACTTTCAATCCGACCCTGAAACTTGGACTGGTCTAATTTTCTCGGCGCCGCTCTTTGTGATGCCTGAGAACATGAAGCCGAGTAAGGTGCGGTTGTTCATGTATGGTCTGCTCTTCGGATTAGCTGATACATGGGCAACTATGCCGGATAACAAGATGGTTGGAAAAGCAATCAAAGACCCAGAAAAGCTTAAGATCATAGCATCAAACCCAAGAAGATACACTGGACCACCAAGGGTTGGAACCATGAGGGAGCTGGCTAGGGTTTGTCAGTACATTCAAGACAATTTCTCAAAGGTAAGGGCACCATTTTTGACAGTTCATGGGACTAGTGATGGTGTCACATGCCCAACATCATCTAAATTGTTGTATGAGAAGGCATCAAGTGTGGACAAAACCTTGAAACTGTATGATGGGATGTATCATTCCTTGATTCAAGGGGAGCCTGATGAGAATGCTGATCTTGTTTTGAAGGATATGAGAGAGTGGATTGATGAAAGGGTTGAGAGGTATGGGTCTAAATAA